Proteins found in one Triticum aestivum cultivar Chinese Spring chromosome 4D, IWGSC CS RefSeq v2.1, whole genome shotgun sequence genomic segment:
- the LOC123096106 gene encoding probable inactive leucine-rich repeat receptor-like protein kinase At3g03770: protein MAWQLSAFVMAITCLMLFRTSEQSSESELLQQLRKQLEYPRQLEVWNNPSGNPCYTQPTSVVTVTCEGDAVTELKIVGDRITKPPKFSGYPLPNVSLSEAFVIDSFVTTLTRLTTLRVVILVSLGLWGPLPDKIHRLSSLQVLDLSSNFLYGSIPPKLSAMSRLQTLTLDGNYFNGTVPDWFGSLSNLTVLRLQRNRLKGPIPASVGKATMLNELALAGNNISGEVPALGSLVKLEMLDLRDNELDGELPDMPTALVTVLLSKNSFKGEIPEKFGQLKRLQHLDLSFNFLEGSPPEELFDLPNMSYLNLAANMLSGSLPSSLTCSSTLGFVDLSTNRITGDLPACLSANLNNRVVKFDGNCFSADPEHQHEANYCQQPYEGRRSGKDVGLVVTIVGIVLIVLVLSLLLVASNKRNCQRVTAEQQLLQKQMQDNSTPGMSSELLESARYISQAVKFGSQVMPTHRVFSLEELKEATKCFERSAFLGEGSIGKLYKGKLENGTVIAIRCLALHQRYSIRNLKLRLDLLAKLRHPNLVCLLGHCIDNAVDESSVKRVFLVYEYVPNGTLSSYLSGSTPEKTLKWCDRLHVLIGIARAVHFLHTGIIPGSLYNRLKTSNILLDEHHIAKLSDYGLSMITEEIYKHEAIGEGQRYIQNNAEELETLQDDVCSFGCIILEALMGSKLHRKGDPFILSELVMSLSCQEEREHVLDPVVLGTSSQDSLSMVVSITIKCLSVESSTRPSIEEVLWNLQYAAQVQATADGDLRSEVSSQAC from the exons ATGGCTTGGCAGTTAAGTGCCTTTGTGATGGCCATAACCTGTTTGATGTTATTCCGAACAAGCGAGCAGTCCTCAGAAAGTGAGCTGCTGCAGCAGCTCAGGAAGCAGCTGGAGTACCCCAGGCAGCTGGAAGTCTGGAATAACCCAAGTGGTAACCCCTGCTACACTCAGCCCACTTCGGTGGTCACCGTAACGTGCGAGGGGGATGCCGTTACGGAGCTCAAGATCGTTGGTGATAGGATCACTAAGCCACCAAAGTTCAGTGGCTATCCTCTTCCAAATGTTAGCCTCTCTGAAGCCTTTGTTATCGATTCATTTGTCACTACGCTGACAAGGTTGACTACCTTGCGGGTTGTGATCCTGGTGTCTTTGGGCTTATGGGGCCCTCTCCCAGACAAGATTCACCGGTTGTCTTCGCTTCAAGTGCTTGATCTGAGCTCAAATTTCTTGTATGGGTCGATCCCTCCGAAGCTGTCGGCGATGTCGAGGCTTCAGACCCTGACACTGGATGGTAACTACTTCAATGGAACTGTGCCAGACTGGTTTGGTTCGCTCTCGAACCTCACGGTCCTTCGTTTGCAGCGTAACCGGTTGAAGGGGCCAATACCAGCTTCAGTTGGTAAAGCTACAATGCTCAACGAGCTAGCTCTTGCCGGCAACAATATCTCAGGCGAGGTTCCAGCTTTGGGCAGTTTGGTAAAACTTGAGATGTTGGATTTGAGGGATAACGAGTTAGATGGAGAGCTTCCAGACATGCCTACAGCATTGGTGACAGTCCTGCTCAGCAAGAACTCATTCAAGGGTGAAATTCCTGAAAAGTTTGGTCAACTGAAAAGGCTCCAACACCTCGATCTCTCATTCAACTTTCTCGAGGGCAGCCCCCCTGAAGAACTCTTTGATCTCCCAAACATGAGTTATCTGAATCTGGCAGCCAACATGCTCAGTGGATCACTTCCGAGTAGTTTAACATGCAGCAGCACCCTGGGCTTTGTGGATCTGTCTACCAACCGAATCACAGGTGACCTGCCTGCTTGTCTAAGTGCCAACTTGAATAACAGGGTTGTTAAGTTCGACGGGAATTGCTTTAGTGCTGACCCTGAACACCAGCATGAGGCTAACTATTGTCAACAACCTTATGAGGGGAGAAGATCAGGCAAGGATGTTGGGCTTGTGGTTACTATCGTCGGTATAGTGCTGATTGTGCTTGTTCTTTCTCTTCTATTAGTGGCATCAAACAAAAGGAACTGTCAGAGAGTTACGGCAGAACAACAATTGCTGCAAAAGCAAATGCAAGATAATTCGACTCCAGGAATGTCCTCCGAACTGCTAGAAAGTGCAA GGTACATATCTCAGGCTGTGAAGTTTGGGTCGCAAGTAATGCCCACACATCGTGTATTTTCTTTAGAAGAGCTAAAAGAAGCAACAAAATGCTTTGAACGATCGGCATTTTTAGGCGAGGGATCCATTGGAAAG CTATACAAGGGAAAACTAGAGAATGGAACCGTGATTGCAATAAGATGTTTGGCATTGCACCAGAGATATTCAATAAGAAATCTAAAGCTTCGTTTAGATCTACTTGCGAAGCTTCGCCACCCAAATTTGGTTTGCCTCTTGGGGCACTGTATTGACAACGCAGTCGATGAGTCAAGTGTAAAAAGGGTTTTTCTTGTTTATGAATATGTACCTAATGGGACTCTGTCTTCTTATCTTTCTG GCTCTACTCCTGAGAAAACACTGAAATGGTGTGATAGACTACATGTGCTGATCGGCATTGCAAGGGCTGTTCATTTCTTACATACAGGAATAATTCCTGGTTCCTTGTATAATCGGTTGAAAACTTCTAATATTTTGCTTGATGAACACCATATTGCGAAACTGAGCGACTACGGTTTGTCCATGATCACAGAGGAGATATACAAACATGAG GCAATAGGAGAAGGGCAGAGATACATACAAAATAATGCTGAAGAATT GGAAACTTTGCAGGATGATGTATGTTCTTTTGGTTGCATTATACTTGAAGCACTTATGGGCTCCAAATTGCATAGAAAAGGAGATCCTTTTATTTTAAGTGAACTG GTTATGTCTCTATCATGCCAGGAAGAGCGCGAGCATGTTCTGGACCCGGTCGTGCTCGGGACCTCATCGCAGGATTCACTGTCAATGGTGGTCTCCATCACGATCAAATGCCTATCCGTCGAATCCTCGACCCGACCCTCCATCGAAGAGGTTCTGTGGAATCTGCAGTACGCCGCGCAGGTCCAGGCGACGGCCGACGGCGATCTGAGATCAGAAGTTTCCTCGCAAGCctgttag